From the genome of Hathewaya histolytica, one region includes:
- a CDS encoding ABC transporter substrate-binding protein, translating to MSKKYFKRMLSSFLILILSISVTSCGNKNSSKNKLTEVKVNEVARSIFYAPMYVAINEGLFEKQGLKINLFTGQGADKTMQQVLSKGSDIGLCGPEQVIYIYNQKREDHPVIFSGLTQKDGSFLVGRKEDKNFKWDNLKGKKVIGGRPGGMPEMTFEYVLKQKGLTPGKDVDVITNIAFHATAGAFKSGNEDYATLFEPTASMLKKDNSGYVVASIGELAGNIPYTSFFGTKSYLEKNPKTIESFTRAIYQGQKWIYEHSDAEIIKSIQSFFPSADKEILVNSIKSYKQINAFAKDPVLKEEELNRLMDIIENYKKDLIKERPDFNKIVDNSFAEKVMKN from the coding sequence ATGAGTAAAAAATATTTTAAGAGAATGTTATCTTCCTTTTTAATACTTATATTAAGTATTTCAGTTACATCTTGCGGAAATAAAAACTCATCTAAAAATAAACTTACGGAAGTAAAAGTCAATGAAGTTGCGCGTTCTATTTTCTATGCTCCGATGTATGTGGCTATAAATGAAGGTTTATTTGAAAAACAAGGACTAAAAATAAACTTATTTACAGGGCAAGGTGCTGATAAAACTATGCAGCAAGTTTTAAGTAAGGGATCTGACATAGGTTTATGTGGACCTGAACAAGTCATTTATATATATAACCAAAAAAGAGAAGATCACCCTGTAATATTCTCTGGTCTAACACAAAAAGATGGTTCTTTTTTAGTTGGAAGAAAAGAGGATAAGAATTTTAAGTGGGATAATCTAAAAGGGAAAAAAGTAATTGGCGGAAGACCTGGTGGGATGCCTGAAATGACCTTTGAATATGTACTTAAGCAGAAAGGATTAACCCCAGGTAAAGATGTAGATGTAATTACTAATATAGCTTTCCATGCAACTGCTGGTGCATTTAAAAGTGGTAATGAAGACTATGCAACCTTATTCGAACCTACTGCTAGTATGTTAAAAAAAGATAATTCTGGTTATGTAGTAGCTTCTATTGGTGAATTGGCAGGAAATATTCCGTACACTTCATTCTTCGGCACTAAATCTTATTTAGAAAAAAACCCTAAAACTATAGAGTCTTTCACAAGAGCAATTTATCAAGGTCAAAAATGGATATATGAACACTCAGATGCAGAAATTATAAAATCCATACAATCCTTTTTTCCTTCTGCTGATAAAGAAATTCTGGTAAATTCTATAAAAAGTTATAAACAAATAAATGCCTTTGCTAAAGATCCAGTTTTAAAAGAAGAAGAATTAAATAGACTAATGGACATTATTGAAAATTATAAAAAAGATTTAATAAAAGAAAGGCCTGATTTTAACAAAATTGTGGATAACTCTTTTGCTGAAAAA